From the genome of Amycolatopsis sp. NBC_01488, one region includes:
- a CDS encoding sugar kinase yields MTSGPEVLCVGESMALFVPAEPGPPDEVKRWTRTIGGAESNVACHLPALGVPSGWVSAVGDDPFGRAMLREISAAGVDVSACFVDPLRPTGLYIKESGAGGSPVRYYRAGSAASGMGPSLLDRLDLDGVRVLHLSGITPALSESCLALVRALLELPRGDRLISFDVNLRPALWAGRDPHLLAELAGQADIVLTGDDEARHVWGTGDPAELRALLPGPRTLVVKHGERGATLVEGEPLFAPALRVDVFEPVGAGDAFAAGFLAATLRGAEPLARLRQGHLQAAATLLTHDDVGVPLPRTVVDSLLTADPDEWRSARLTGEGVVLT; encoded by the coding sequence GTGACGAGCGGGCCCGAGGTGCTCTGTGTCGGCGAGTCGATGGCGCTGTTCGTGCCCGCCGAACCCGGCCCGCCGGACGAGGTGAAGCGGTGGACGCGCACGATCGGCGGCGCCGAGTCGAACGTCGCCTGCCACCTGCCGGCGCTGGGCGTGCCGAGCGGCTGGGTGAGCGCGGTCGGGGACGACCCGTTCGGGCGCGCGATGCTGCGCGAAATCTCCGCGGCCGGCGTCGACGTCAGCGCGTGCTTCGTCGACCCGCTGCGCCCGACCGGCCTCTACATCAAGGAAAGCGGCGCCGGCGGCAGCCCGGTGCGCTACTACCGGGCGGGCTCGGCGGCGTCCGGGATGGGCCCTTCGCTGCTGGACCGGCTCGATCTCGACGGCGTCCGCGTGCTGCACCTGTCCGGCATCACCCCCGCGCTGTCCGAGAGCTGCCTCGCGCTGGTGCGCGCCCTGCTGGAGCTGCCCCGCGGCGACCGGCTGATCTCGTTCGACGTCAACCTGCGGCCCGCGCTGTGGGCGGGCCGCGACCCGCACCTGCTCGCCGAACTGGCCGGGCAGGCCGACATCGTCCTGACCGGCGACGACGAGGCCCGGCACGTCTGGGGGACCGGCGACCCGGCCGAGCTGCGGGCGCTGCTGCCCGGGCCGCGCACGCTCGTCGTCAAGCACGGCGAACGCGGCGCGACGCTGGTCGAAGGGGAGCCGCTGTTCGCGCCCGCGTTGCGGGTGGACGTCTTCGAGCCGGTCGGCGCCGGGGACGCGTTCGCCGCGGGCTTCCTCGCCGCCACCCTGCGCGGCGCCGAGCCACTGGCCCGGCTGCGGCAGGGCCATCTGCAGGCGGCCGCGACCCTGCTCACCCACGACGACGTCGGGGTGCCGCTGCCGCGCACGGTCGTGGATAGCCTGCTCACCGCGGACCCGGACGAGTGGCGTTCGGCCCGGCTGACCGGAGAGGGCGTGGTGCTCACGTGA